From the genome of Arthrobacter sp. SLBN-122:
TTGGGACAGCCCTGCCCCAAGCACCATCGGCTCCGGCACACCACCGGATGGACACCCACCTCGGCCGGCAAGACCGAACCACCGGGCTGGACCTCACCCACCGGTCGCCGCTACGCCAGCGAACATCAGGACTGGGAACCACCACACTGGCCTCCCGGGTTCCTGCCCGGCCAACGAAGCCTCCTCGAAGAAGCACTCGTTCAGTACCTCGCCTCATGAGCCGAAGCTGCCGGAATGCGGAGTGCTAATCCGTTTGCGTGACATGTCGACCTGCCCGCCTAACCGCCTGCCCGGCCGGCGCGGGCGGCAGCCGGTCGCTGCACGGCGTCAGCGCAGGCCACGACACCCCGACACCCCGCCACCCGCCGTCCGACTTTCCCCGTCCACGCACGTCCGGTTAGATTCATCAGCAAGATGACAAATTCACAGACTCCAATCCACGCAACCGCATACTGGACCACTGCCAGGGAACACGGCGAGCTCAGGGCCGAAGAGGTGCCCGCACCGGGACCAGGCGAAGCACTGGTGCGGGCCCTGTACTCCGGCATCAGCAAGGGCACCGAAATGGTGGTCCATGCGGGAGCCGTGCCGCCGCGCGTTGCCGAAGAGATGCGCGCCCCACACCAGGAAGGAAAGTTTCCCGGGCCCGTGAAGTTCGGATACCTCTCCATGGGAGTGGTGGAGGAAGGACCCCAGGAGTGGAAGGGCCAGCGCGTCTTTTGCCTGAACCCGCATCAGGACCTTTACGTGGTCCCGGTCGCGTCCCTGACCAGGATTCCCGACGACGTTCCATCCCAGCGCGCTGTCCTCACCGGCACGGTGGAAACGGCAGTTAATGGCCTGTGGGAAGCGGGACCGCGGCTGGGTGACCGGATTGCCGTCGTCGGCGCCGGCCTGGTGGGCGGCATGGTGGCGACGCTGCTGCGCACCTTCCCGTTGCAGCGCCTGCAGCTGGTGGACCTCGACCCCGGCCGGAAGCAGCTCGCGGACACTCTGGGCGTGGACTTCGCGCATCCGGATGATGCTTTGGCGGACTGCGACATCGTGTTCCACTGCTCGGCATCGCAGGAAGGCCTGGCGCGCAGCCTGCAGCTCGCCGGCGATGAAGGCGAGGTCATCGAAATGTCCTGGTACGCCAACCGTGAGGTCACTGTGCCGCTGGGAGAGGATTTCCACGCGAGGCGGCTGTCCATCAGGGCGAGCCAGGTGGGGATGGTCTCACGTGCACGCAGACACCGCCGCACCAATGCGGACCGCCTGGACCTTTCCGTATCGCTGCTCAAGGACCCCGTCTTCGACGCGTTCCTGACCGGATCGTCCCCGTTCGAGGACTTGCCAAAGGTGGTCCAGAGCCTTGCAGACGGCAGCCTGGAAGCCCTGTGCCACGTCGTCGAGTACCCCTCCGGTGCTCCCGAGCCCGCACCAGCCGCCCACAACCCGGAAAACTCGAGGTAACCCATGTTCAGCCTGACCATCCGCCGCCACTTCATGATCGCCCACAGCCTTCCCCGTGAAGCTTTCGGACCCGCGCAGGGCCTGCACGGCGCAACCTTCGTCGCCGAGGTGGCCTTCCGCCGCCGCGCCCTGAACGCCGACGCGATCGTCCTGGACATCGGCGCCGCCGGAACCATCATCGAGGAAGTGCTCGCCGGCCTGAACTACCGCAACCTGGACGAGCACCCGGACTTCGAAGGCAAGCTCAGCACCACGGAAGCCTTGGCCGAGTACATTGCACAGAAGGTGGCCGCACAGATCAAGGACACCGACGACGGCCGCGAACTCGCAGGAATCGACGTCACCCTGCGCGAGAATCCGGACGCCTGGGCCACCTACTCCCTGGACCTCAGCGCCTAGCCATGCGCCCCATCCGGCTGCTGGTCCCCGGCAACATCCGCCACAGCTCAGGCGGCAACGTCTACAACGCGCGCCTCGTTGCCGGGTTGCAGGAACGTGGGTCCCAAGTCGAAGTGGTCGCCGTGGAGGGCAGCTGGCCGGACGCCGGTGCGAAGGACCGGCGCCGGCTGGGCACCTTTCTCGGGGCATGG
Proteins encoded in this window:
- a CDS encoding zinc-dependent alcohol dehydrogenase, translated to MTNSQTPIHATAYWTTAREHGELRAEEVPAPGPGEALVRALYSGISKGTEMVVHAGAVPPRVAEEMRAPHQEGKFPGPVKFGYLSMGVVEEGPQEWKGQRVFCLNPHQDLYVVPVASLTRIPDDVPSQRAVLTGTVETAVNGLWEAGPRLGDRIAVVGAGLVGGMVATLLRTFPLQRLQLVDLDPGRKQLADTLGVDFAHPDDALADCDIVFHCSASQEGLARSLQLAGDEGEVIEMSWYANREVTVPLGEDFHARRLSIRASQVGMVSRARRHRRTNADRLDLSVSLLKDPVFDAFLTGSSPFEDLPKVVQSLADGSLEALCHVVEYPSGAPEPAPAAHNPENSR
- a CDS encoding 6-pyruvoyl trahydropterin synthase family protein → MFSLTIRRHFMIAHSLPREAFGPAQGLHGATFVAEVAFRRRALNADAIVLDIGAAGTIIEEVLAGLNYRNLDEHPDFEGKLSTTEALAEYIAQKVAAQIKDTDDGRELAGIDVTLRENPDAWATYSLDLSA